In Mycobacterium sp. JS623, one genomic interval encodes:
- a CDS encoding IclR family transcriptional regulator, with protein MTAVLDSVPDDRAAVDKAFSLLVAFGDEASTGVGVSELARRASLSKSTAYRVLGMLERNAMVERIGTSYRLGPRLHELGLAVYPRSHERVRDQLMPFLTELFEATHQTVHLAMLHDTDVVYLAKLYGHRNAVAPSRIGGRLPAHCTAVGKVLLAYDPATVERITGGRLAALTTRSITDGNELTGALDRVRRDGVATEHEESRPGLGCVAAPVFGRNGLPIAALSVSVPVSADLRPFTHSLRRVCASASRTMGQSHRNG; from the coding sequence ATGACAGCCGTACTCGACTCCGTGCCCGACGACAGAGCCGCCGTCGACAAGGCGTTCAGCCTGCTGGTTGCATTCGGAGACGAGGCCAGCACCGGTGTCGGTGTTAGCGAACTCGCCCGGCGCGCAAGCCTGAGCAAGTCGACCGCCTACCGCGTGTTGGGGATGCTGGAGCGCAACGCCATGGTGGAACGCATCGGCACCAGCTACCGGCTGGGCCCCCGGTTACACGAACTGGGCCTGGCGGTGTACCCGCGCAGCCACGAGCGGGTGCGCGACCAGCTGATGCCCTTCCTCACCGAACTGTTCGAAGCGACGCACCAGACCGTGCACCTGGCGATGCTGCACGATACCGATGTCGTCTACCTGGCCAAACTCTACGGACATCGCAACGCGGTTGCGCCATCACGCATCGGCGGGCGCCTACCCGCACATTGCACCGCCGTCGGCAAGGTCTTGTTGGCCTATGACCCCGCTACGGTGGAGAGGATCACCGGCGGCCGACTTGCCGCGCTCACCACTCGCTCGATCACTGATGGCAACGAATTGACGGGTGCGCTCGATCGGGTAAGGCGCGACGGCGTGGCGACCGAGCACGAGGAGAGCCGCCCCGGGTTGGGCTGCGTTGCGGCACCGGTGTTCGGCCGCAACGGGTTACCGATCGCCGCGTTGTCGGTGTCGGTTCCCGTGTCCGCCGACCTTCGTCCGTTCACGCACAGCTTGCGGCGTGTCTGCGCTTCCGCCTCCCGGACAATGGGCCAGTCGCACCGCAATGGGTGA
- a CDS encoding ester cyclase, whose translation MPERSYAYDITNREEQLVTSTDAVAKADAVAKEYFAAVNRRDFETLTNILAPDVVFEHESPIEGRDKLIAMLQAFCTAFPDLTFSVTDQIAHEDEVVVFFVGSGTWRGEFFGIPPTGRQFTARTVDRIRFSGASIVSISTVCEVLGGFSLVHQLGIAAQPSEV comes from the coding sequence ATGCCCGAGCGCTCCTACGCTTACGACATAACAAATCGTGAGGAGCAGCTTGTGACTTCAACGGATGCAGTCGCCAAGGCGGATGCTGTCGCGAAGGAATACTTTGCCGCGGTCAATCGGCGGGATTTCGAAACGCTGACGAACATCCTCGCCCCGGATGTCGTCTTCGAACATGAAAGCCCGATCGAGGGGCGCGACAAACTCATTGCGATGTTGCAAGCGTTCTGTACCGCCTTCCCAGATCTCACATTCTCCGTTACCGACCAAATCGCCCACGAGGACGAGGTAGTGGTCTTCTTTGTTGGGTCGGGAACCTGGCGGGGTGAATTCTTCGGGATTCCACCGACCGGCAGGCAGTTCACAGCTCGTACCGTCGACCGCATTCGATTCTCCGGTGCGTCCATTGTGAGCATTTCGACGGTGTGCGAGGTCCTGGGTGGCTTCAGCTTGGTGCACCAGT
- a CDS encoding XRE family transcriptional regulator, producing MTIKSDSTSGENQLVARNVRRFRRERAMSLGELARRSGLAKQTLSKIEQGTGNPTVETLALLGAALDLPARRLLTEWGTPVYVQRRDDGVWSGGPEWSERLLDEIYGSGYVRTLVLRLERGSAEPKAVDPYPPGTLHHLFVITGRLRTGPLSEPVDVAAGDFVRFPGDVAHHYVCLSDRVTAHVVTTLPQIRQIGPVISTGRGRSDDENPA from the coding sequence ATGACTATTAAAAGTGACAGTACGTCGGGGGAGAACCAGCTCGTCGCCCGTAACGTGCGCCGGTTCCGCCGCGAGCGTGCCATGTCGCTGGGTGAGTTGGCTCGTCGTTCCGGTCTCGCAAAGCAGACCTTGTCCAAAATCGAGCAGGGCACCGGTAACCCGACGGTAGAAACGCTGGCGCTGCTGGGCGCTGCGTTGGATCTTCCCGCCCGGCGGCTACTCACCGAATGGGGCACCCCCGTGTATGTCCAACGCCGCGACGACGGGGTGTGGAGCGGGGGGCCTGAGTGGTCGGAGCGACTACTCGACGAGATCTATGGCTCGGGTTATGTGCGCACACTCGTGCTGCGACTGGAGCGCGGCAGCGCCGAGCCCAAAGCGGTTGATCCGTACCCACCCGGCACCCTTCATCACCTGTTCGTGATCACCGGGAGGCTGCGCACCGGTCCGCTCAGTGAACCGGTCGACGTGGCCGCAGGGGACTTCGTCCGATTTCCAGGCGACGTGGCGCACCACTATGTGTGTCTAAGTGATCGAGTGACTGCGCATGTGGTGACCACGTTGCCTCAAATCCGCCAGATCGGCCCCGTCATTTCGACCGGCCGCGGCCGCAGCGACGACGAAAATCCTGCATAG
- a CDS encoding alpha/beta fold hydrolase, translating into MPTLLTRTVTTSYGDIAMSETGEGPVLVMLHGGGPGASGVSNYHQNLPALAKTFRVVLPDQPGFGGSYRPTEADLDAQSITQISVGALFEALDAIGIDRFHLLGNSLGGAAAIAMAQAQPDRITGLVLMAPGGGWLPFGPTPTEVQKEMFRYYNGDGPSEKKMSNFIRTMVFDHKQFGADVVKARYEASLDPSHIEFYHRHNAAFGKRHGMDPLWRDLHKVTAPTLLLWGRDDRTITLDGSQIMLKQIRNVQLHVFGNCGHWVQLERQRDFELLVAQFLTELR; encoded by the coding sequence ATGCCCACGTTGCTCACGCGGACGGTAACCACCTCCTACGGCGACATCGCCATGTCAGAGACCGGCGAGGGACCCGTCCTGGTCATGTTGCACGGCGGCGGCCCGGGAGCCTCCGGTGTCAGCAACTACCACCAGAACCTGCCTGCGCTGGCCAAGACGTTTCGGGTCGTGCTGCCCGATCAGCCCGGGTTCGGCGGCAGCTACCGCCCCACCGAGGCCGACCTCGACGCGCAGTCGATCACCCAGATCTCGGTCGGCGCGCTTTTCGAGGCGCTGGACGCCATCGGTATCGACCGGTTTCACCTGCTGGGCAACAGCCTTGGCGGCGCGGCGGCCATCGCGATGGCACAGGCGCAGCCGGATCGGATCACCGGACTGGTGCTGATGGCGCCCGGGGGTGGCTGGCTGCCATTCGGCCCGACTCCGACCGAGGTGCAAAAGGAGATGTTCCGGTACTACAACGGTGATGGCCCCAGCGAGAAGAAGATGTCGAACTTCATCCGCACCATGGTCTTCGACCACAAGCAGTTCGGCGCCGACGTCGTCAAAGCGCGGTACGAGGCATCGCTGGACCCCAGTCACATCGAGTTCTATCACCGACACAACGCCGCCTTCGGTAAGCGACACGGTATGGATCCGCTGTGGCGTGATCTGCACAAGGTCACCGCCCCCACCCTGCTGTTATGGGGCCGTGATGACCGCACCATCACCCTCGACGGATCTCAAATCATGCTCAAACAGATCCGCAACGTGCAGCTGCACGTATTCGGCAACTGCGGGCACTGGGTGCAGTTAGAGCGCCAGCGCGATTTTGAACTGCTGGTGGCGCAGTTCCTGACGGAGTTGCGTTGA
- a CDS encoding SDR family NAD(P)-dependent oxidoreductase, which produces MTGWLQGYVALITGGSTGIGRAVAERFIAEGASVAILGRDPDALHAAIEASADPAKLHAISADVRDSADLHRAVGETVDRFGKLDTLVANAGIWDYHRQLTRMTGAQLSATFDELFAVNVKGYLLAAEAAWRELVKTRGSIVMTLSNASFYVNGGGPIYTASKHACLGLMREFAYELAPKVRVNGVACGAMNTALRGPAALDMQDRTLAASFAKKKAGDAPPPIPLYDSSTDPRDFTGSYVLLASREQSGPITGQAISVDGGIGVRGFALAAGGDHL; this is translated from the coding sequence TTGACCGGCTGGCTGCAAGGATACGTCGCGCTGATTACCGGCGGGAGTACCGGGATCGGGCGGGCCGTCGCCGAACGATTCATCGCCGAGGGCGCCTCGGTCGCCATCCTCGGCCGCGACCCCGATGCGCTGCACGCCGCCATCGAGGCCAGCGCCGATCCGGCCAAGCTGCACGCGATCAGCGCGGATGTGCGCGATTCGGCGGACCTGCATCGCGCGGTCGGCGAGACCGTTGACCGCTTCGGGAAGCTCGACACGCTAGTGGCCAATGCCGGGATCTGGGATTACCACCGGCAGCTGACCCGGATGACCGGCGCGCAGCTCAGTGCGACCTTCGACGAGTTGTTCGCCGTCAACGTCAAGGGTTATCTGCTGGCCGCTGAGGCAGCGTGGCGGGAGCTGGTCAAGACCCGCGGCAGCATCGTGATGACATTGTCCAACGCCTCGTTTTACGTCAACGGCGGCGGCCCGATCTACACGGCCAGCAAGCACGCGTGCCTGGGGCTGATGCGTGAGTTCGCATACGAATTGGCGCCGAAGGTCCGCGTCAACGGCGTGGCCTGTGGGGCGATGAATACGGCGTTGCGCGGGCCGGCGGCCCTAGACATGCAGGACCGCACACTGGCGGCGTCCTTTGCGAAGAAGAAAGCGGGTGATGCGCCGCCACCGATCCCGCTGTACGACTCGAGCACCGACCCGCGAGATTTCACCGGATCCTACGTTCTGCTGGCCAGCCGCGAGCAGAGCGGACCCATTACCGGACAGGCGATTTCGGTCGACGGTGGTATCGGCGTGCGCGGGTTCGCTTTGGCTGCTGGAGGTGACCATCTGTGA
- a CDS encoding 3-phenylpropionate/cinnamic acid dioxygenase subunit beta, whose amino-acid sequence MTSAATILASIDGARRASHDIHFEVEQFYYTEAELLDDGRFTDWLDLLADDLDYWMPTRTNRLRRQQALSISARGEAAFYDETKESLAWRIRRFDSGMAWAEDPPSRTRHLVTNVVVHHVDSDQASGSDLAARSAFLVYRNRLEREVNLFAGCRTDILRRSPDGGLKVARRVILLDQSVLLAKNISTFF is encoded by the coding sequence ATGACCAGCGCGGCAACAATATTGGCCAGCATCGACGGAGCGCGGCGGGCCAGCCACGACATTCACTTCGAGGTTGAGCAGTTCTACTACACCGAGGCTGAGTTGCTCGACGACGGACGCTTCACTGACTGGCTCGATCTGTTGGCCGACGACCTCGACTACTGGATGCCCACGAGAACCAACCGGTTGCGTCGCCAACAGGCGCTGTCGATATCGGCACGCGGCGAGGCCGCGTTCTACGACGAGACCAAGGAAAGTCTGGCCTGGCGGATCCGGCGGTTCGATTCCGGCATGGCCTGGGCCGAGGATCCGCCATCGCGGACTCGGCATCTGGTCACGAATGTCGTGGTGCACCATGTCGATTCGGATCAGGCCAGTGGCTCTGATCTCGCCGCCCGCTCGGCGTTCCTGGTGTATCGCAACCGCCTCGAACGCGAGGTGAACCTGTTCGCGGGGTGCCGCACCGACATCCTGCGTCGCAGCCCCGACGGCGGGTTGAAGGTCGCCCGCAGGGTCATCTTGCTCGACCAGAGCGTCCTGCTGGCCAAGAACATCTCCACCTTCTTCTGA